In Thermogemmatispora onikobensis, a genomic segment contains:
- a CDS encoding carbohydrate ABC transporter permease, producing MKMDHFETLHRPDEQEPAAVAGQRWRAWRLLLATRRSSAETMVSSERTLISPLMLRRPLVRALYWGVFSLLLLGTVTTFGPLYWMVSGALKSNVEIFQTPPTFWPTHPQWSNYSNAWQILQLPLYMCNSLLLAIGAVVLQLLVSATAAYALSKLRLRGKNALQFAFFATLMVPSVVYLIPQFVNISDLPLIHVSLINSWAGVWLPEAANAFNILVLKSFFDTIPSELIDAARLDGASSWQVFTRIVLPLSRPALAVITIFTVIASWKDFLWPLLVLSNSNLQPLLVALYHESGLNANLPFSYLMAGLVFASIPPILLFLLFQRQIIRGVNLTGLKG from the coding sequence ATGAAGATGGACCACTTTGAAACGTTGCACAGGCCAGATGAGCAGGAGCCAGCGGCGGTCGCTGGACAACGCTGGAGAGCCTGGCGCCTGCTACTTGCCACGCGCCGCTCTTCTGCTGAGACGATGGTCAGCAGCGAACGAACGCTGATCTCTCCCTTGATGCTCCGCCGCCCCCTGGTGCGCGCGCTCTACTGGGGAGTTTTCTCGCTGCTGCTGTTGGGAACGGTGACGACCTTCGGCCCGCTCTATTGGATGGTGAGCGGGGCTCTGAAATCGAATGTGGAGATCTTTCAGACGCCACCGACGTTCTGGCCCACTCATCCCCAGTGGAGCAATTATAGCAATGCCTGGCAGATTTTGCAGCTACCGCTCTATATGTGTAATTCGCTTCTCCTGGCTATCGGGGCAGTGGTGCTGCAACTGCTGGTCTCAGCAACGGCAGCGTATGCGCTTTCGAAACTGCGTCTGCGAGGTAAGAATGCGCTTCAGTTCGCTTTCTTCGCGACGTTGATGGTGCCTTCGGTCGTCTATCTGATTCCTCAGTTCGTCAATATCAGTGATCTGCCGCTGATCCATGTGTCGCTGATCAATAGCTGGGCCGGGGTTTGGCTGCCGGAGGCGGCCAATGCCTTCAATATTCTGGTGCTGAAGAGCTTCTTCGATACGATCCCCAGTGAGTTGATCGACGCCGCCCGGCTGGACGGGGCCAGCAGCTGGCAGGTCTTTACACGCATCGTTCTGCCACTTTCGCGCCCAGCCCTGGCTGTGATTACGATCTTTACGGTGATCGCTTCCTGGAAAGATTTCCTCTGGCCGCTGCTGGTGCTGTCCAACAGCAACCTGCAGCCACTGCTGGTCGCCCTCTACCATGAGTCGGGCCTCAATGCCAATCTGCCGTTCAGCTATTTGATGGCCGGTCTGGTCTTCGCCAGTATTCCGCCTATATTGCTGTTCTTGCTTTTCCAGCGCCAGATTATTCGCGGTGTCAATCTGACCGGCCTCAAGGGCTAG
- a CDS encoding carbohydrate ABC transporter permease — protein sequence MSRSSSSPSPLSPPREPAPALMSGAGLLAARGEQAHRRLGPLSRRLWALWRQVQGYLFLLPALLIFALFVWYPVVLGFVMSFQSVDLINPATWVGWTNYRHVLADPLFAIAWRNTLAFTGYALLFGYVVPLVLALAINEMRHGKSYFRLAFYLPVMLPPIVTVFLWRWMYDPDAGLLNALLSLVHLPGRLWLEDPQTALPALVVVATWSAAGSTMLVYLAALQGVPASLYEAAEIDGAGFWHRLWHVTLPCIRPIMLLMLVLQIIATMQVFIEPFTITGGGPQHATLSVLLLIYTYAFQNADFGEASALSVMLFLVLAAFALVYMRMTSRLLQGD from the coding sequence CTCGCGAGCCGGCGCCGGCCTTGATGTCAGGCGCAGGACTGCTGGCTGCCCGCGGGGAGCAGGCTCACCGGCGCCTGGGTCCGCTCAGTCGTCGGCTCTGGGCACTCTGGCGCCAGGTCCAGGGCTATCTCTTTCTCTTGCCGGCGCTCCTGATCTTTGCGCTCTTCGTCTGGTATCCGGTGGTGCTGGGTTTCGTGATGAGCTTTCAGAGCGTCGACCTGATCAATCCTGCGACCTGGGTCGGCTGGACCAATTACCGCCATGTCCTGGCAGATCCCCTGTTTGCTATCGCCTGGCGGAATACGCTGGCGTTTACCGGCTATGCCTTGCTCTTCGGTTATGTGGTGCCGTTGGTGCTGGCGCTGGCGATCAATGAGATGCGCCACGGCAAGAGCTACTTCCGCCTGGCTTTCTATTTGCCGGTAATGCTGCCGCCGATTGTGACGGTCTTTCTGTGGCGCTGGATGTACGATCCCGATGCTGGCCTGCTGAATGCGCTGCTGAGCCTGGTCCATCTGCCAGGCCGACTCTGGCTGGAAGATCCTCAGACGGCTCTGCCCGCCCTGGTGGTGGTGGCTACCTGGAGCGCCGCCGGCTCAACAATGCTCGTCTATCTGGCCGCCCTTCAGGGAGTGCCCGCCTCTCTCTACGAGGCGGCAGAGATCGACGGAGCTGGCTTCTGGCATCGCCTCTGGCATGTGACCTTGCCCTGCATTCGCCCTATCATGCTGCTGATGCTAGTGTTGCAGATTATTGCGACGATGCAGGTCTTTATCGAGCCGTTTACGATCACCGGCGGCGGCCCACAGCATGCCACGCTGAGCGTTCTGTTGCTGATCTATACCTATGCTTTCCAGAATGCAGACTTCGGTGAGGCAAGCGCTCTGAGCGTGATGCTGTTCCTGGTACTGGCCGCCTTTGCTCTGGTGTATATGCGGATGACCAGTCGCCTGCTACAAGGAGACTGA